In Plasmodium gaboni strain SY75 chromosome 8, whole genome shotgun sequence, one DNA window encodes the following:
- a CDS encoding putative protein kinase c inhibitor-like protein: protein MGFKIVFIYLILVCLMKGIPGFLTNKLTNSFYSTFVKLSYKNKFMTGILTRRLAKMADEEEKALAAAGKDENGDSIFGKIARGEVPVDPVYEDDKVIAFNDIYPQAPVHIIVIPKKRDGLTRLSKAEEKHKEILGHLMWAVAEIVRRNDLGDFRLVVNNGPEACQSIYYLHLHILAKRQMKWPPG, encoded by the exons ATGGGTTTTAAAATAgtctttatatatttaa ttCTTGTTTGCTTAATGAAAGGAATACCGGGATTCttaacaaataaattaacAAATTCGTTTTATAGCACCTTTGTTAAATTATCATACAAGAATAAATTTATGAC tGGAATATTAACCAGACGATTGGCAAAGATGGCagatgaagaagaaaaagcATTAGCAGCTGCAGGAAAGGATGAAAACGGAGATTCAATTTTTG GAAAAATTGCAAGAGGTGAAGTACCCGTTGACCCTGTATATGAAGATGATAAA GTCATCGCatttaatgatatatacCCACAAGCACCAGTTCATATTATAGTCATACCAAAAAAGAGAGATGGTCTTACTAGACTAAGCAAAGCAGAAGAAAAACATAAAGAAATTTTAGGACATTTAATGTGGGCT gTTGCTGAAATTGTAAGAAGAAACGACTTAGGAGATTTCCGATTGGTAGTTAACAATGGACCTGAGGCATGTCAATCCATATACTATTTACATTTACATATACTAGCCAAGAGACAAATGAAATGGCCCCCTGGTTAA